From Ursus arctos isolate Adak ecotype North America unplaced genomic scaffold, UrsArc2.0 scaffold_11, whole genome shotgun sequence, the proteins below share one genomic window:
- the TET2 gene encoding methylcytosine dioxygenase TET2 isoform X2, translating to MEQDRTNHVEGNRLSPFLTPSPSPICQTEPLALKLQNGSPLTERPYPEVNGDTKWQSFKSYYGIPPMKRSQNSRVSPDFIQEGRGYSRCLQNGGIKRTVSEPSLFGLHQNKKLRQDQKANGERKNFGESQERNPGKGSSQLNVSDLSDKRESVSSVARENAVKDFISFSTHNCSRSEKPGLQVLNEQEEKNANYRDKNIVLLLKNKAVLMPNGATVSASSMENTHGELLEKTLSQYYPDCVSVAVQKTTSHIHAINSQATNELSCEITHPSHTSGQINVPQTSNSELPPEPVAVVTEACDADKASKTAAVIGTCPFQKPEKQKSVFDICLSRAENSPIQGTTKLVSGEEFCSGSSSNLQAPSGSSERYLKQNETNGAYFKQSSVFTKDSFSAPTTPSPSQLLLSPPPPLPQVSQLPSEGKSTLNEGVLEEHHHYPNQSNTALLREVKIEGQPDAQPSLSPNPSTHASNHSLMLPERPQNNCVNKNDMQTLGSMTVPACSEKARQISEHLKHNPPILGSSGDPQDHCQQLMGHKEQDIPKGRDKEQTRGLVLPAQPYLKPGWIELKPPHFHQAESHPKCHEASLRSVLQYQSNPTNQTTSKQYTGNSSLPGGLPGQAYVQKIMQPEQRPQRYQGEMNQGQSQGTVDQQLQFQKPSLQVHFSKTDPSSKAHVQSVCTHRFYFEQRPDSQTEKLIPPTLKQHLNQQAPETEPFSSSHLLQHKPHKHTAQTQTQPSQNSLLSQNQQQQQKLQLKNKEQMPQAFSHPQDNSDQQREGSFFSQIKVEECFRGENQYFKSNEFQTHSTQMGSEQAQSVDSRNSPYGQILKSNASKLQISCSNNTHLVPKNKEQTINPELFAGNKTQNLHHRQYFPNNVTPKQDDLHRCFQEQEQKPPQASVLQGYRRRNQDMCSQQAAQVPQQRYLMQNQANAFPVSDRGAGHIQAPPQKDGQKHAALRWHLLQRQEQQQAQHPPTESCHDQMHRPIKVEPGSKPHTCMRPMSAQPENKTWKKMTKQEIPPPNCDNVQQRSILETMEQHLKQFQVKSLFDHKALTLKSQKQVKVEMSGPVTVLTRQTTAAELDSHTQALEQQATPSSEKTPTKRTAGSVLNNFLESPSKLLDTPIKNLLDTPVKTQYDFPSCRCVGLDRRVKLLGLKESSILVKKAKVLRDVRLLNGWFAEAAVRRSYCVWCGSELATPVRLQ from the exons ATGGAACAGGATAGAACCAACCATGTGGAGGGCAACAGACTAAGTCCATTCCTGACACCATCTCCTTCTCCCATCTGCCAGACAGAGCCTCTGGCTCTAAAGCTCCAGAATGGAAGCCCATTAACTGAGAGACCTTATCCAGAAGTAAATGGAGACACCAAGTGGCAGTCTTTCAAAAGTTATTATGGAATACCCCCTATGAAGAGAAGCCAGAATAGTCGCGTGAGTCCGGACTTTATACAAGAAGGTAGAGGGTATTCCAGGTGCTTACAGAATGGAGGAATAAAGCGTACAGTTAGCGAACCGTCTCTCTTTGGGCTTCATCAGAACAAGAAATTGAGACAAGACCAAAAGGctaatggagaaagaaagaacttcGGGGAAAGCCAAGAAAGAAATCCAGGCAAAGGCAGCAGTCAACTGAATGTCTCCGACTTGAGCGATAAGAGAGAATCTGTGAGCTCTGTAGCCCGAGAAAATGCAGTTAAAGATTTCATCAGTTTCTCAACACATAACTGCAGTAGGTCTGAAAAACCAGGGCTGCAGGTTCTGAAtgagcaggaggaaaaaaatgcgAACTACCGTGACAAGAACATTGTATTACTTCTTAAAAACAAGGCAGTGCTAATGCCTAATGGTGCTACAGTTTCTGCCTCTTCCATGGAAAACACACATGGTGAACTCCTGGAGAAAACACTGTCTCAATATTATCCAGATTGTGTTTCCGTTGCGGTGCAGAAAACCACATCTCACATACATGCCATTAACAGTCAGGCTACTAATGAGTTGTCCTGTGAGATCACTCACCCATCGCATACCTCAGGGCAGATCAATGTCCCACAGACCTCGAACTCTGAGCTGCCTCCAGAGCCAGTTGCAGTGGTGACTGAGGCCTGTGATGCTGACAAAGCCAGTAAGACAGCTGCAGTGATAGGGACCTGTCCCtttcagaaaccagaaaaacaaaaatcagtttttgaCATTTGCCTGTCGCGTGCCGAAAACAGTCCTATCCAAGGAACCACAAAGCTGGTATCTGGTGAAGAATTCTGTTCAGGTTCCAGCAGCAATTTGCAGGCTCCCAGTGGCAGCTCTGAACGGtatttaaagcaaaatgaaacaaatggtgCTTACTTCAAGCAAAGCTCAGTGTTCACTAAGGATTCCTTTTCTGCCCCTACCACACCATCACCATCACAAttgcttctttctccccctcctcctcttccacaagTTTCCCAGCTTCCTTCAGAAGGAAAAAGCACTCTGAACGAGGGAGTTTTGGAAGAACACCATCACTACCCCAACCAAAGTAACACAGCTCTTTTAAGGGAAGTGAAAATAGAGGGTCAACCCGACGCTCAGCCATCCCTGAGTCCTAATCCATCCACACATGCATCCAACCACTCTCTGATGCTTCCAGAAAGGCCTCAGAATAATTGTGTTAACAAGAATGACATGCAGACTCTAGGGTCGATGACTGTTCCAGCATGTTCTGAGAAAGCGAGACAAATATCAGAACACCTCAAGCATAACCCACCAATTCTTGGTAGTAGTGGAGATCCACAGGACCACTGCCAGCAGTTGATGGGACACAAAGAGCAAGATATTCCGAAGGGTCGAGACAAGGAACAAACACGAGGTCTTGTGCTCCCAGCACAGCCCTATCTGAAACCGGGGTGGATTGAACTGAAGCCCCCTCACTTTCATCAGGCAGAATCCCACCCAAAATGTCATGAGGCATCACTGCGGTCAGTTCTTCAGTATCAGTCCAACCCCACCAATCAAACGACCTCCAAACAATACACTGGAAATTCCAGCCTGCCTGGGGGGCTCCCAGGGCAGGCTTACGTCCAGAAAATAATGCAGCCAGAGCAGAGGCCACAAAGGTACCAAGGCGAGATGAATCAAGGGCAGTCTCAAGGTACAGTGGACCAGCAGCTCCAGTTCCAAAAACCCTCACTCCAGGTGCACTTCTCCAAGACAGACCCTTCATCCAAAGCTCATGTGCAGTCAGTGTGCACCCACAGGTTTTATTTTGAACAAAGACCAGATTCCCAAACTGAGAAACTCATACCCCCAACATTAAAGCAGCACTTGAATCAGCAGGCTCCAGAGACTGAGCCATTCTCAAGCTCACACCTTTTACAACACAAGCCTCATAAGCACACggcacaaacacaaacacaaccaTCCCAGAATTCACTTCTCTCTCaaaaccagcagcagcagcagaaattACAActgaagaataaagaacaaatgcCCCAGGCTTTTTCTCATCCCCAAGACAATAGTGATCAGCAAAGAGAAGGATCATTCTTTAGCCAGATTAAAGTGGAAGAATGTTTCCGTGGTGAAAATCAGTATTTCAAATCAAATGAGTTCCAGACCCATAGTACTCAAATGGGATCGGAGCAAGCGCAGAGTGTGGATAGTAGAAATTCCCCCTATGGTCAGATCTTGAAATCAAATGCAAGCAAACTACAGATTTCTTGCTCAAACAATACACACCTAGTTcccaaaaataaagaacagactATAAATCCTGAACTCTTCGCAGGAAACAAGACCCAAAACTTGCATCACAggcaatattttccaaataatgtgACTCCAAAGCAAGATGATCTTCATAGGTGCTTTCAAGAACAAGAGCAGAAGCCTCCACAAGCTTCAGTTCTACAGGGATATAGAAGGAGAAACCAAGATATGTGCAGCCAGCAAGCAGCACAAGTCCCGCAGCAAAGGTACCTGATGCAGAACCAAGCAAATGCTTTCCCTGTGTCTGACCGGGGAGCAGGTCACATTCAGGCCCCGCCCCAGAAGGACGGTCAAAAGCATGCTGCTCTAAGGTGGCACCTCTTGCAGAGGCAAGAACAGCAGCAAGCACAACACCCCCCGACCGAGTCTTGTCATGATCAGATGCACAGGCCAATTAAGGTCGAACCTGGATCCAAGCCCCATACCTGTATGCGCCCCATGTCGGCACAGCCAGAAAACAAAACGTGGAAAAAGATGACTAAGCAAGAGATTCCACCCCCGAATTGTGACAATGTGCAGCAAAGGAGCATCCTTGAGACCATGGAGCAACATCTGAAGCAATTTCAGGTCAAATCATTATTTGACCATAAGGCTCTAACGCTCAAATCACAGAAGCAAGTAAAAGTGGAAATGTCAGGGCCAGTCACAGTTTTAACTAGACAGACCACTGCTGCAGAACTTGATAGCCACACCCAAGCTTTAGAGCAGCAAGCAACTCCTTCTTCAGAAAAGACACCAACCAAAAGAACAGCTGGTTCtgttctcaataattttttagaGTCACCTTCCAAATTACTAGATACTCCTATAAAAAATTTATTGGATACACCTGTCAAGACTCAGTACGATTTCCCATCATGCAGATGTGTAG GTTTGGACAGAAGGGTAAAGCTATTAGGATTGAAAGAGTCATCTATACTGGTAAAGAAGGCAAAAGTTCTCAGGGATGTCCGATTGCTAAATGG GTGGTTCGCAGAAGCTGCAGTGAGGAGAAGCTACTGTGTTTGGTGCGGGAGCGAGCTGGCCACACCTGTGAGGCTGCAGTGA